The Metarhizium brunneum chromosome 5, complete sequence sequence GTCCTCCGAAAACAAGGCTTGTCGCTTCACGGACGTTGGATAAAGATGTAGGTAGAGCGGGGGCCATCATCGTTGCTTGACGCCGCGTGGCGTGTGAAAGGCGACTACTTGTTGTGCAGGCAACACCGGGAAGAGTAGGGAAAGAATAGTAAACGCTTGATCGAGTGTTCAGTCGCGAAGGGTATATTCATCTGGTAGTAGCACGGAAATGATGTGCAGAGCATCCAAGACAATgtctctcttctcttgttTTAAATAAGGGCCTACGGTTTGCTTGACCCTCTTGCCCATCCTCGCACGCGTGTAGAACAACTACCCATTGGGCCCCCGTTGTCTTACCGCAGTAACTTTTGTGCACAAGGAGCAGTTCACGTTGGGGGCTTACCGCGGAGGGCCTGCTTTCGGACTGGCGGAACAAAATAACAGCGACTTGTCAGCACCACGGATAAACGAATTTTACAAGGCAGAAGCACGCAATCTACCCAAGATGAAAGGCTCTTGCACCGTCTGATATTCAAACACAATGGCTCCGGTATCCCAACAATGGCAAGCATGTGTATAGAGGAGATGCTGCAGGATAGACGACATATCAGGTGTCATCCACCAGCGTATGGGTGTTTGGCATAGAATGCAATGCAACTCCAGGTACATGCCGCAGTAGCTGTTTCGAGGCTGTCTGACGCAGCTGCCGCCGGACTGAGCCAATGGCCACAGCAACGGCAAGATATTGGTGGTGAGCAAGCCAAGGGGAATTGAAAGTCCGGGGTCGGGACTCAGCCGCAGGGGTTGTAAGCGCGCTTCCGCTTCACGAATTTTCCATGGCGCCACCAAAACTGTCGGGGTTGGCCATATGGAGTATAAAAATGTGTATACCTGTGTTATACGTACTGATTATTTTGATGTTACAATTTTTCTGGTAGCATGTTTACTGTGTCGCTTGTCTGACCCCATTTCCGACTTGTGTCCACTTGCTCGTGCCACCTGACCTCAAATCAACCTTGACCAAGGCACCGACCGGACTTGGTCACCATCTCGCTCGCCATGACGACCGGCAGCATCAACGGCAACGATGGCGTTGCACCCTCTCTTGATGTGGCCGTCGTGGGCGGTGGAATCATCGGTGTCATGACGGCCATCGGCCTGCGTCGCCGGGGCATAAACGCAGTCATCTACGAGAGGGCGCCGACCTGGCACGAGGTCAGCGCCGGGTTTTCCTTCACGGGCGCGGCGCGGGTGTGGATGGAGCAGATAGACCCGGCCCTCCTcgagctgctgggcagcatCAGCCAGAAGACGgacgccagcagcagcaacgccTACTGGAATGGCTACCACCCGCGCACCCGagaggaggccgaggatgcgTCCAAGTCGCTGCTTTTCCGGACGCGGATCGACAACCTCGATTTCTGGGGCTGCGTGCGCTCGCAGTTCCTGAACGGCATGGCGGCCCTCCTGCCCGAGGGGGCGGTGAGGTTTGGGAAGCGGCTCGTGAGCtacgacgatgacgagcaGAACGGCAAGGTCCTTGCGCACTTTGACGACGGTAGTACGGCCGAGGCCCATGTCCTGCTTGGGTGTGACGGCGTCCATTCGACGACGCGGAGAGTGCTGCTGGGCGCCGACCATCCGGCCTGCCGGGCGGGCTTCAGTCACACCGTTGCCTACCGCACCATGGTTCCCATGGACGTGGGCATCGCCGCCCTGGGCAACAAGGTGGCCAGGAACGCCTGCAATCACCTGGGGCCAGGCGCAGACCTGCTGGTGTATCCGGTTCGtagacaacattgaacattgaaggtaTCCCGCTCCCGCCGGCGCAGGCATTGCTAACATAATGTTGAACCCAACCAAGGTCATGTCCGGGACGCTTCTGAACATGGCCGTCTTCGCCCACGACGCCTCCGAGTTTCCCGACCCCGACAAGATGGCGGTGCCGGCCGCGCGAAGCGAGATCGAGCAGCTGTTCAGGGGCTGGAGCCCGCCGCTCGCCGACATTTGGAAGCTGTTTCCGGAGAAGACGGTCAAATGGGGCATCTTTGACCTGGAGCAAaacccgccgccgacgtaCGCGCGCGGCCGGGCCTGTCTTGTCGGCGACGCGGCGCACGCCAGCACGCCGTACCTGGGCGTCGGCGCCTGCACCGGCGTCGAGGACGCCCTGGTCATCTGCACGCTCCTGCAGGCCGTGCAGCAGAGggccctcggcggcgaggcgctgCGAGAGGCGCTGACGGACGCGCTGCAGACGTACAACCGCGCCAGGCTGGACCGCGGCCGCTGGATACATCACCACTCGCGCGACATGGGCCAGCTGTATCATTGGAGGTACGGCCCGACGGGGCGCGACCCGGAGCGGATGAAGCGGAAGCTCGAGGAGAACTGggccgccgtcgtcacctACGATGTTTTGGCGTCGTTGCAGCCTGACGCCGTGCGAACCGGCATGGCCTAGTGAAGCATACCGGATCGTGTTGCCCAGTGACAGGTAGAACAGTTGCTTGCTGTAATATAAATGGCCATGTATACTGAGATGCTCTGTACCGCATTGCGAATGTATAATCTCCATGCGTACGAGGCCTCCGCTTTTGGTGCAACCAGACACGTATAAGACCCTAGGGCCTCGCTGGGTCATAAGTTATAACACATCAacttcatcttcgtcatcagaAGTGGGAGTTGCATTCGCCAAACCCTGAACAGACTGCTCGCTGATGGTTTAACCAAGTGCAACGAGTTTTCAACCACCATGGATGGGTACACGCTGGGCAGCATAGCAACACGTCTATaagccaagacggccatgatACATGCACGGGACAAGGCACTTTATCGGACACGGCGCTCCATATGTGGACCATGTAT is a genomic window containing:
- the afoD gene encoding FAD-dependent monooxygenase afoD, whose product is MTTGSINGNDGVAPSLDVAVVGGGIIGVMTAIGLRRRGINAVIYERAPTWHEVSAGFSFTGAARVWMEQIDPALLELLGSISQKTDASSSNAYWNGYHPRTREEAEDASKSLLFRTRIDNLDFWGCVRSQFLNGMAALLPEGAVRFGKRLVSYDDDEQNGKVLAHFDDGSTAEAHVLLGCDGVHSTTRRVLLGADHPACRAGFSHTVAYRTMVPMDVGIAALGNKVARNACNHLGPGADLLVYPVMSGTLLNMAVFAHDASEFPDPDKMAVPAARSEIEQLFRGWSPPLADIWKLFPEKTVKWGIFDLEQNPPPTYARGRACLVGDAAHASTPYLGVGACTGVEDALVICTLLQAVQQRALGGEALREALTDALQTYNRARLDRGRWIHHHSRDMGQLYHWRYGPTGRDPERMKRKLEENWAAVVTYDVLASLQPDAVRTGMA